One window of the Planktothrix sp. FACHB-1365 genome contains the following:
- the mgtE gene encoding magnesium transporter encodes MTEANQSIPPTSTISRKELRELVRTQLQVLLELGDLTAAKSILKPVQPADIAEAIEGLPETMQVIAFRLLPKDEAIEVYEQLDSSVQQSLCEKFKRQEVIDIVDKMSPDDRARLFEELPASVVRRIVAELSPTERQSTALLLGYEAGTAGRIMTPEYVSLKEYFTVSQSLERIRSLAHVTETIYSLYVTDSDRRLLGILSLRDLVTAQLEQTVGEIMNQDIVSVQTDTDQEEVADIIQRYDFLAIPVVDSERRLVGIITVDDVLDIIQQEATKDIYALGGVQTDGDNYFQANLLTIARRRVVWLLVLLLTNSVTGSILKMQQDLLHQVVALSFFIPLLTGTGGNVGAQSSTVVIRGMNTDEIRAMGPLQVIIREGLAGALLGSILGILATIWANTFVVQGNLSVAVAVGVSLVAISILASVAGSSLPFLFRSLGLDPALMSAPFITTAVDVLGVLIYFNLARLILQI; translated from the coding sequence TTGACTGAAGCCAATCAATCCATACCCCCAACCTCAACCATCTCTCGTAAAGAGTTACGCGAGTTGGTGCGGACGCAACTACAAGTGTTACTGGAGCTCGGAGACTTAACAGCCGCCAAAAGCATCCTGAAGCCTGTACAACCGGCGGATATCGCCGAGGCTATCGAAGGTTTACCCGAAACCATGCAGGTGATTGCTTTTCGGTTATTACCCAAAGATGAGGCCATCGAAGTCTACGAACAACTCGACTCCAGCGTTCAACAGTCTCTCTGCGAAAAATTCAAGCGCCAAGAAGTCATCGACATTGTAGATAAAATGTCACCCGATGACCGAGCGCGTTTATTTGAGGAGTTACCCGCCTCCGTCGTGCGGCGAATTGTTGCCGAATTAAGCCCCACAGAACGTCAATCAACGGCGTTGTTATTGGGATATGAAGCGGGAACCGCCGGACGAATTATGACCCCGGAGTATGTTTCCCTGAAAGAATATTTTACGGTCAGTCAAAGTTTAGAACGAATTCGCAGTTTAGCCCATGTCACAGAAACGATTTATTCTCTGTATGTGACCGACTCAGATCGGCGGTTATTAGGGATTTTATCGTTGCGGGATTTAGTCACCGCCCAACTAGAACAAACCGTCGGTGAAATTATGAATCAGGATATTGTTTCTGTGCAAACGGACACCGATCAAGAGGAAGTGGCGGATATTATTCAACGGTACGATTTTTTAGCAATTCCAGTGGTAGATAGTGAACGGCGATTAGTGGGGATTATTACCGTTGATGATGTGTTAGATATTATTCAACAGGAAGCCACAAAAGATATTTATGCTTTGGGGGGGGTGCAAACCGATGGCGATAATTATTTTCAGGCAAATTTGCTAACAATCGCCCGCAGACGGGTGGTTTGGTTATTAGTTTTACTCTTAACAAATAGTGTCACGGGTTCAATTTTGAAAATGCAACAGGATCTGTTACATCAGGTGGTGGCACTGTCGTTTTTTATTCCCTTACTGACGGGAACAGGAGGCAATGTGGGGGCGCAATCGTCTACTGTTGTGATTCGGGGGATGAATACCGATGAAATCCGGGCAATGGGGCCATTACAAGTCATTATCCGCGAGGGATTAGCGGGAGCATTATTAGGTTCAATCTTAGGAATTTTAGCTACAATTTGGGCAAATACATTTGTTGTCCAAGGCAATTTATCTGTTGCTGTGGCGGTGGGAGTTAGTTTAGTTGCGATTTCCATCTTAGCTTCGGTGGCGGGTTCTTCTTTGCCCTTTTTATTCCGTTCATTAGGATTAGATCCGGCTTTAATGTCAGCACCGTTTATTACCACGGCTGTTGATGTTTTAGGGGTGTTAATTTATTTTAATTTAGCTCGATTGATTTTGCAAATTTAG
- the sbcD gene encoding exonuclease subunit SbcD codes for MIKILHLSDIHLGSSFSHGRINPETGLNSRLEDFIATLGRCIDRAIAEPVDLVLFGGDAFPDATPAPYVKQAFAAQFRRLVDAEIPTVLLVGNHDQHSQGQGGASLGIYRTLGVPGFVVGDSLETHTIQTRNGAIQIITLPWLTRSTLLTRPETEKLSLEAVNQLLIDRLTVVLEGEIRSLNPELPTILLGHLMVERANLGAERFLAVGKGFNIPLSLLTRSCFEYVALGHVHKHQNLNRTNDPPVIYPGSIERVDFSEEKEEKGFVLIELEKGKVKWEFCALPARAFCTIKVDLSKSDDPQQMVIKAIQKHKIEAAVVRLIYQLRSEQLDLINTAELHDLLRSAHTYTIQPELVSQLARPRLPQLGTQGSSLEPLDALKTYLTSREDLQGFQSEMMEAAQLLLAGEK; via the coding sequence ATGATTAAAATTTTGCATCTTTCGGATATTCATTTAGGGAGTAGTTTTTCCCATGGTCGAATTAATCCTGAAACGGGGTTAAATAGCAGATTAGAGGATTTTATCGCTACCTTGGGACGTTGTATTGATCGAGCGATCGCAGAACCCGTTGATTTAGTTTTATTTGGGGGAGATGCCTTTCCTGATGCCACCCCTGCTCCTTATGTTAAACAAGCTTTTGCGGCTCAATTTCGGCGGTTAGTAGATGCAGAAATTCCCACGGTTTTATTAGTGGGAAATCATGATCAACATTCCCAAGGACAAGGGGGAGCCAGTTTAGGAATTTATCGCACCTTAGGGGTTCCCGGATTTGTTGTGGGGGATAGCTTAGAAACCCATACCATTCAAACCCGAAATGGAGCCATTCAAATTATTACTTTACCTTGGTTAACCCGCTCAACATTATTAACTCGCCCTGAAACCGAAAAACTGTCTTTAGAAGCCGTTAATCAACTGTTAATTGACCGTTTAACCGTTGTTTTAGAAGGAGAAATTCGGAGTTTAAATCCAGAATTACCCACAATTTTATTAGGACATTTAATGGTTGAGAGAGCGAATTTAGGAGCCGAAAGATTTTTAGCCGTTGGTAAAGGATTTAATATCCCGCTTTCCCTCTTAACTCGCTCTTGTTTTGAATATGTCGCCCTAGGTCATGTCCATAAACATCAAAATCTTAACCGCACCAATGATCCACCTGTTATTTATCCTGGAAGTATTGAACGGGTTGATTTTAGCGAAGAAAAAGAAGAGAAAGGATTTGTATTAATTGAACTCGAAAAAGGGAAAGTTAAATGGGAGTTTTGTGCTTTACCCGCTCGTGCTTTTTGTACGATTAAAGTTGATCTATCTAAAAGCGATGATCCTCAACAAATGGTAATAAAAGCCATTCAAAAACATAAAATTGAAGCAGCTGTTGTGCGTTTAATTTATCAACTGCGTTCAGAGCAATTGGATTTAATTAATACCGCCGAATTACATGATCTTTTAAGGAGTGCCCATACCTATACTATTCAACCGGAATTAGTCAGTCAGTTAGCTCGACCCCGTTTACCGCAATTAGGAACACAAGGGAGTAGTCTGGAACCGTTAGATGCTTTAAAAACCTATTTAACCAGTCGAGAAGATTTGCAAGGATTTCAATCTGAAATGATGGAAGCTGCTCAACTGTTGTTAGCGGGAGAAAAATAG
- a CDS encoding ATP-binding protein, with amino-acid sequence MDDALYQQLQQERLLNQVTTQIRQSLDLSVILSTAVKQLRQFLSVDRLLIYQFELEYLSTVEAPELDGGGERTLEQSSQFLGKNVPGYACGKVTYEDRSSQEILSVLNLSEDQHCFKQECSFLDKYRQGFIKSVSNVEHDYAHTPCFIEFLKQFQVQSLIIVPIVVQDNLWGLLIAHQCLKPRQWKTMEKRFLKKITQHLSIAIHQAQLYAQLQQQKQTLEQRVRERTQALHDALLGAQSANRAKSQFLATMSHELRTPLTCVIGISETLLRYSGEQQANQKMPLDKQQRYLKTIHDSGEKLLGLINDILDLSEVEAGKTVLQISEFSWSKLVHQSLNSFQEKAQNHQINLTSDVKIKPHQNRFTGDQERIRKIIFNLLENAIKFTPDGGRVTLKLKVDNNIAILQIEDTGIGIPDDKMPLLFEKFQQLNSAYDRQYEGTGLGLALTKQLVELHGGVIHVQSTTGVGSIFTVHLPALPLMSQKPQGEITESPFKTSLPSVYLNSPRRKCVLIERDEETATLICDLLTASGYQVVWLMEGFTAVKQIELLQPDAIIIDLNLPGQFSHEILNQLHHQPQTQKIKILALTYESCFLESKVNLSFEYYDCLVKPIQPDELLNKMIALKMN; translated from the coding sequence GTGGACGATGCCTTATACCAGCAGCTTCAACAAGAACGACTTCTGAATCAAGTCACGACTCAGATTCGTCAGAGCTTGGATTTATCGGTGATTTTGTCAACTGCGGTTAAACAGTTGCGACAATTTTTATCGGTTGATCGGTTGCTCATTTATCAATTTGAGCTAGAATACCTGTCAACGGTAGAAGCCCCTGAATTAGACGGGGGAGGAGAACGAACCTTAGAACAATCATCCCAGTTCTTGGGTAAAAATGTCCCAGGATATGCCTGTGGAAAAGTGACCTATGAAGATCGCTCTTCTCAGGAGATTCTTTCCGTTTTAAATTTATCAGAAGATCAGCATTGTTTTAAACAAGAGTGTAGTTTTTTAGATAAATATCGTCAAGGTTTTATTAAATCCGTTTCTAATGTAGAACATGACTATGCTCACACTCCCTGTTTTATTGAATTTTTAAAACAATTTCAAGTTCAATCTCTCATCATTGTTCCCATTGTGGTTCAAGACAACCTTTGGGGTTTATTAATTGCTCATCAATGTCTCAAACCCCGCCAGTGGAAAACAATGGAAAAACGATTTTTAAAAAAAATTACCCAACATTTATCCATTGCGATTCACCAAGCCCAACTCTACGCCCAACTTCAACAACAAAAACAAACCCTAGAACAACGAGTCCGAGAACGAACACAAGCCCTGCATGATGCTTTATTAGGAGCACAATCTGCCAACCGAGCGAAAAGCCAATTTTTAGCCACCATGAGTCATGAATTACGCACCCCCTTAACTTGCGTGATTGGCATTTCAGAAACATTATTACGCTACTCTGGAGAACAACAAGCCAATCAAAAAATGCCCCTTGATAAGCAGCAACGGTATTTAAAAACAATTCATGATAGTGGCGAAAAGTTACTGGGACTGATTAATGATATTTTAGATTTATCCGAAGTAGAAGCCGGAAAAACTGTCCTCCAGATTAGTGAATTTTCTTGGTCTAAATTAGTCCATCAAAGTCTAAATTCTTTTCAAGAAAAAGCTCAAAATCATCAGATCAATCTCACCAGTGATGTTAAAATAAAACCACACCAAAACCGATTTACAGGAGATCAGGAACGGATTCGGAAAATTATCTTTAATTTATTAGAAAATGCCATCAAATTTACCCCGGATGGCGGTCGAGTTACCTTGAAACTTAAGGTGGACAATAATATCGCTATTTTGCAAATTGAAGACACGGGAATTGGAATTCCTGATGATAAAATGCCCTTATTATTTGAAAAATTTCAGCAGTTAAATTCCGCTTATGACCGTCAGTATGAAGGGACAGGGTTAGGATTAGCCTTAACAAAACAATTAGTAGAATTACATGGAGGTGTGATTCATGTTCAATCAACCACTGGAGTAGGTTCTATCTTTACCGTACACTTACCTGCTTTACCTTTAATGTCTCAAAAACCTCAAGGTGAAATTACGGAATCTCCGTTTAAAACTTCTCTGCCTTCAGTGTATCTTAATTCTCCTCGTCGCAAGTGTGTTTTAATTGAACGGGATGAAGAAACCGCCACTTTAATTTGTGATTTATTAACCGCCTCTGGATATCAAGTGGTTTGGTTAATGGAAGGATTTACCGCCGTTAAACAAATTGAACTGTTACAACCAGATGCTATCATTATTGACCTGAATTTACCGGGACAATTCAGCCATGAAATTCTCAATCAACTTCATCATCAACCCCAAACCCAAAAAATTAAAATTTTAGCCTTAACCTATGAAAGCTGCTTTCTTGAGTCCAAAGTTAACCTATCCTTTGAATATTATGATTGTTTAGTTAAACCGATTCAACCTGACGAATTACTCAATAAAATGATAGCCTTAAAAATGAATTAA
- a CDS encoding N-acetylmannosamine-6-phosphate 2-epimerase — translation MKSEILLPLKQGLIVSCQAPVDSPLHHPIVISAMAKAAINRGAVGVRIDTPTHIEAVRQQVSQPIIGLWKQQIPGFEVYITPRFEDAVAVAKSGADIIAIDATLRERPQGETVRNLIPKIHQELGKLVMADVDSLEAAKIAADAGADCVGTTLYGYTQATQHQSPPSFELLTQMVNQLQVPVICEGGISSPEMAKQALDLGAYAVVVGGAITGIDLLVQAYQKAVSA, via the coding sequence ATGAAATCAGAAATTTTGTTACCCTTAAAACAGGGATTAATTGTATCCTGTCAAGCGCCTGTTGATTCCCCTTTGCATCATCCGATTGTGATTTCAGCCATGGCGAAAGCAGCCATTAATCGAGGTGCTGTGGGGGTGAGAATTGATACCCCCACTCATATTGAAGCTGTCCGTCAACAGGTTTCTCAACCGATAATCGGCTTATGGAAACAACAAATTCCAGGGTTTGAAGTGTATATTACCCCTCGATTTGAAGATGCTGTCGCCGTTGCTAAATCTGGGGCTGATATTATTGCCATTGATGCGACATTGCGAGAACGTCCCCAAGGAGAAACTGTTCGGAATTTAATTCCTAAAATCCATCAAGAATTAGGGAAATTAGTGATGGCGGATGTGGATAGTTTAGAAGCCGCTAAAATCGCCGCAGACGCAGGTGCAGATTGTGTTGGAACAACATTATATGGTTATACCCAAGCCACCCAACATCAATCACCTCCCAGCTTTGAATTATTAACTCAAATGGTCAATCAGTTACAAGTTCCGGTGATTTGTGAAGGGGGAATTTCTTCCCCAGAAATGGCGAAACAAGCCTTAGATTTAGGTGCTTATGCCGTCGTTGTTGGGGGCGCTATTACCGGAATTGATCTGTTAGTTCAAGCGTATCAAAAAGCGGTTTCTGCATAA
- a CDS encoding lysylphosphatidylglycerol synthase transmembrane domain-containing protein, translating to MQPTKLKIQQPNSDGELQTSGGFLKPIKIILGFVKPYLKWMIVGGTLFFLAANFRKYWQEISEIEITSTGWMYLAVALVVTLFAHTWSAWVWLGIVKEFKQPVRPRWGLQLYLITNIAKYLPGNIWHFYGRIVAMKDSGIALEAAALSVLLEPLMMATAALGVALVSYRSPYWILQILALIALGIGIHPIILNPILRFLEKSKFKNKLSEFPEQPSCQLDHYPFRPLLGEVGFILLRWSGFMFVLLAFQSVHFNQISLLLGAYSFSWLLGLLIPGAPGGLGVFEATALALLSHQFSAPILLSVIAFYRLVSIIAETLGALLAKLDQRFLDHSHPIQ from the coding sequence ATGCAACCCACAAAACTTAAAATTCAGCAGCCCAACTCAGATGGAGAACTTCAAACCTCCGGTGGTTTCCTCAAGCCGATAAAAATCATCCTCGGTTTTGTTAAGCCGTATTTAAAATGGATGATTGTAGGCGGAACCTTATTTTTCTTGGCTGCAAATTTTAGAAAGTATTGGCAAGAAATTTCAGAAATTGAGATTACCTCAACAGGCTGGATGTATCTTGCCGTAGCTCTTGTGGTAACGCTTTTTGCTCATACTTGGTCAGCTTGGGTGTGGTTAGGAATTGTCAAAGAGTTTAAGCAACCTGTTAGACCTCGTTGGGGATTACAACTTTATTTAATTACTAATATTGCTAAATATTTGCCGGGGAATATTTGGCATTTTTATGGGCGAATTGTGGCAATGAAGGATTCTGGTATTGCCCTAGAAGCTGCTGCTTTAAGTGTATTATTAGAACCCTTAATGATGGCAACGGCAGCATTAGGAGTGGCTTTAGTTAGCTATCGTAGTCCCTATTGGATCTTACAAATTCTAGCTTTAATTGCTCTGGGTATTGGGATTCATCCTATTATTTTAAACCCGATTCTGAGATTTTTAGAAAAGTCAAAATTTAAAAATAAACTTTCTGAATTTCCTGAACAACCCTCTTGTCAATTAGACCATTACCCCTTCAGACCTTTGTTGGGAGAAGTGGGGTTTATTTTATTAAGATGGTCGGGGTTTATGTTTGTTTTATTAGCTTTCCAGAGCGTACATTTTAATCAAATTTCGTTGTTATTGGGAGCTTATAGTTTTTCTTGGTTATTAGGGTTATTAATTCCCGGCGCACCGGGAGGATTAGGGGTTTTTGAAGCAACGGCTTTAGCCTTATTGAGTCACCAATTTTCAGCCCCGATTTTATTAAGTGTCATCGCTTTTTATCGATTAGTCAGTATTATCGCTGAAACCCTAGGAGCATTATTGGCTAAATTAGATCAACGATTTTTAGATCATTCTCACCCCATACAATAA
- a CDS encoding C40 family peptidase, whose product MVECLSDSIEYICRENLDLYDSSECKTLATQARKGRHLRWLPEPQNQINRSMSILVQLCEDDYTAWLGTGDQNHLEIATQPYHAPVFSEAEIQAAIPQVIEFTQAAMETPNYYLWGGTVGPDYDCSGLMQAAFASVGIWIPRDAYQQEAFTQPITFHRDPLDFSSLLPGDLIFFGTPQKATHVGLYLTEGQYIHSSGREHGRNGIKIDVLLPEGDACIQYYFQQLRGVGRVISSYQPTASTHSLGL is encoded by the coding sequence ATGGTTGAATGTTTATCAGATTCGATTGAGTATATCTGTAGAGAGAATTTAGATCTCTATGATTCGAGCGAGTGCAAAACTTTAGCGACGCAAGCGAGAAAAGGACGTCATTTACGTTGGCTTCCTGAACCCCAAAATCAGATTAATCGTTCAATGAGTATTTTAGTACAACTCTGCGAAGACGATTATACGGCTTGGTTAGGCACGGGTGATCAAAACCATTTAGAGATTGCGACTCAACCTTATCACGCCCCGGTTTTCTCCGAAGCTGAAATTCAAGCCGCCATTCCCCAGGTTATTGAGTTTACTCAAGCTGCAATGGAAACCCCCAATTATTATCTGTGGGGAGGGACAGTCGGCCCTGATTATGATTGTTCGGGTTTAATGCAAGCTGCATTTGCTTCGGTGGGAATTTGGATACCCAGAGATGCGTATCAACAGGAAGCCTTTACACAACCGATAACCTTCCATCGAGACCCTTTAGATTTTTCTAGTCTTCTCCCTGGGGATTTGATCTTTTTTGGAACGCCCCAAAAAGCCACCCACGTTGGATTGTACCTGACAGAAGGACAATATATTCATAGTTCGGGGCGTGAACACGGTCGAAATGGAATTAAAATAGATGTCTTATTACCAGAAGGGGATGCCTGTATTCAGTATTATTTTCAACAGTTGCGAGGGGTAGGACGAGTCATTTCTAGTTATCAACCTACTGCTTCAACTCACTCATTAGGACTCTAA
- a CDS encoding serine hydrolase: MTFFHFDDQLETLGKGIIDATRTQFPSVAENQLAMTWLVYDPPISVNTGGALTPEEFWKYPVRGFHYRGIERIYPASIVKLFYLLAVFEWKEKGMLRTTPELERATRDMMIDSSHDATSLVVDVLTGTTSGPELPTGPFETWKSQRNLVNRYLKTLNWPEFESINVNQKTWCDGAYGRERIFLGELMENRNMLTTNATARLLHSIIGGVAVSSMASGLMMKLIKRSLDPKELAENPENQVTGFLGGGLPKTAKLWSKAGHTSQVRHDAAYIELPSARPSILVVFTEGKAQSKNQELLPFISQKVVEAIKTL; the protein is encoded by the coding sequence ATGACTTTTTTCCATTTCGATGACCAATTAGAAACCCTCGGCAAAGGCATTATAGATGCAACGCGCACACAATTTCCATCTGTAGCGGAAAATCAACTCGCCATGACCTGGTTAGTTTATGACCCCCCCATTTCGGTCAATACCGGAGGAGCCTTAACCCCGGAAGAGTTTTGGAAATATCCTGTTCGTGGATTTCATTATCGGGGAATTGAACGAATTTATCCCGCTAGTATTGTCAAATTGTTTTATTTATTAGCTGTTTTTGAATGGAAAGAGAAGGGGATGTTACGAACAACCCCAGAATTAGAACGGGCGACGAGAGATATGATGATTGATTCGAGTCATGATGCCACCAGTTTAGTCGTTGATGTGTTAACGGGAACCACCAGTGGCCCCGAATTACCTACAGGGCCGTTTGAAACGTGGAAAAGTCAACGCAATTTGGTTAACCGTTATCTGAAAACCCTGAACTGGCCGGAATTTGAATCGATTAATGTTAATCAAAAAACGTGGTGTGATGGGGCCTATGGTCGGGAACGAATTTTTTTAGGAGAATTAATGGAAAATCGCAATATGTTAACCACAAATGCAACAGCAAGATTATTGCATAGTATTATCGGGGGTGTTGCGGTTTCTTCTATGGCTTCGGGTCTGATGATGAAATTAATTAAACGCAGTCTTGACCCCAAAGAGTTAGCAGAAAATCCAGAAAATCAAGTTACGGGTTTTTTGGGTGGTGGACTCCCGAAAACGGCAAAATTGTGGTCAAAAGCAGGTCATACTAGCCAAGTTCGTCATGATGCTGCTTATATTGAACTTCCTTCTGCTCGACCCTCTATATTAGTGGTATTTACAGAAGGAAAAGCTCAAAGTAAAAATCAAGAACTCTTACCTTTTATTTCCCAAAAGGTTGTAGAAGCAATTAAAACCCTTTAA
- a CDS encoding ChaN family lipoprotein: MKICLFKPALSYSLGVLLGCGFPTLTQQGLATPLSESSAIFNQNNRNNLIKKLTETDIIYLGETHNNVKDHQAQLQLIQALFQQNPKIAIAMEMFQRPYQNILDQYLTGEITESQLIEQSQYHQRWGFPWENYAEIVRFAQQQKIPILAINTPTEITRKVAREGLERLTKSEQQYIPPLSEIDLNPSEYREMLLKIYQQHHQGNHGNSENFERFFQAQILWDETMADAIANFVKNNPDFQVIVLAGQGHIVYGYGIPNRVKRRFIDHPLIQKSILFQSQDEEFLLSEDSAIADFIWQHEANFIQQ, encoded by the coding sequence ATGAAAATTTGTTTATTTAAACCTGCTTTAAGTTATTCTTTGGGAGTTTTATTAGGGTGTGGCTTTCCAACTTTAACTCAACAAGGCTTGGCAACACCGTTATCAGAATCTTCGGCAATTTTTAATCAAAATAATCGTAATAATTTGATTAAAAAGCTTACCGAAACGGATATTATTTATTTAGGAGAAACCCACAATAATGTTAAAGATCATCAAGCTCAATTGCAATTAATTCAAGCTTTATTTCAACAAAATCCTAAAATCGCGATCGCAATGGAGATGTTTCAACGTCCCTATCAAAATATTTTAGATCAATATTTAACAGGAGAAATAACAGAATCTCAATTAATAGAACAAAGCCAATATCATCAACGTTGGGGGTTTCCTTGGGAAAATTATGCTGAAATTGTACGATTTGCTCAACAGCAGAAAATTCCGATTTTAGCGATTAATACCCCCACAGAAATCACCCGCAAAGTCGCACGAGAAGGGTTAGAAAGATTAACAAAATCTGAACAACAATATATTCCGCCTTTGTCGGAAATTGATCTCAATCCTTCTGAATATCGAGAAATGTTATTGAAGATTTACCAACAACATCATCAAGGAAATCACGGTAACAGTGAGAATTTTGAGCGATTTTTCCAAGCTCAAATTTTATGGGATGAAACCATGGCAGATGCGATCGCAAATTTTGTTAAAAATAACCCAGATTTTCAGGTCATTGTCTTAGCAGGTCAAGGTCATATTGTTTATGGCTATGGAATCCCAAACCGGGTAAAAAGGCGGTTCATTGATCATCCTTTGATTCAAAAATCTATCCTATTTCAATCTCAAGATGAAGAGTTTCTGCTTTCAGAGGATTCAGCAATTGCTGATTTTATTTGGCAACATGAGGCAAATTTTATACAACAGTAA